The genomic stretch GCTCATTGATAGAGTGAGTAGTCATAGCGATTTTGGCTCCTAGATTTGGATGCGCTTGTAGTAAGTCTAATTTTCTTTGATCAGAAGCTTCATTAATAATTTTGATTGTTCGGTGGTGAAATTCTTGAAGAGAAATAAACGGCCGGAGCGGAACAATTTTTTCTACAATCCAAGAAGAGTGTTCGTAGATATCTTGAAACAATTCAATAAACGTTTGCTCAGGTAATTTATTTACCTCGTGAATCGTTCGCTTTATCATGTTAGCACCTCATTATTTAGATTCTGAATAATCAGTTTTTTTGAAAGTGACGATAGGTCTATTTTGGGTTTCACTAGAATGAAAGATTAAGTTTAGTAAAATAGCAGCGATGCTTCCTGTAATAATACCATCACTTACAAAAATTTTGAGTGCAGCTGGGAGCTGAGCGAATAGATCAGGTACGACCGTAACTCCTAAGCCAAGTGATAATGAACAGGCGATAATTAATAAATTATTTTGATTAGAAAAATCAACGTTGCTCAGCATTTTAATACCTGATGAAATAACCATTCCAAACAATACAATCATTGCACCGCCCAGTACAGGAGTAGGAACGATCGTTGTTAATTCAGCAATTTTAGGAACTAGACCTAACATAATTAAGATAATTCCTGCTACTACTACGACATTTTTAGTCTTTACTTTCGATAGTTGAACAAGCCCGACATTTTGAGCAAATGTATTGTAAGGAAAAGCATTAAAAATACCACCTAGCATAATAGCTAATCCTTCAGCCCGATAACCTTTAACGAAATCTTGATCGTTTAAATCTCGCTCACAGACTTTGCTTAGTGCAAGAAAAACCCCTGTAGATTCAATTATAATTACGACCCCAACCAGTATCATAGTTAGAATAGGGCCAACCTCAAATGTGGGTACACCAAAATAAAAGGGAGTAGGAATATGTAACCAGGAAGCTTCTTTTACACCTGACAAATTAATCATACCCATACATGCTGCTACAATTGTTCCTGCTACAATGCCAAGGAGTACGGACAATGCTCGCAAAAAGCCTGTAAAAAAACGATTTAAAAATAAAATGAAAGCGAGTACTCCAAAAGCCAATGCTAAATTTTCTATAGACCCAAA from Bacillus sp. 1780r2a1 encodes the following:
- a CDS encoding purine permease → MKKTQNPLALTSLGLQHVLAMYAGAILVPLTVGRALNLSTQELAYLVAIDLLTCGIATLLQAWNNRWFGIGLPVVLGSSFVAVTPMIAIGSQYGISAVYGAIIAAGLFIVLFANFFGKIVKLFPPVVTGTVVTMIGLSLVPSAVRNMGGGVGSEEFGSIENLALAFGVLAFILFLNRFFTGFLRALSVLLGIVAGTIVAACMGMINLSGVKEASWLHIPTPFYFGVPTFEVGPILTMILVGVVIIIESTGVFLALSKVCERDLNDQDFVKGYRAEGLAIMLGGIFNAFPYNTFAQNVGLVQLSKVKTKNVVVVAGIILIMLGLVPKIAELTTIVPTPVLGGAMIVLFGMVISSGIKMLSNVDFSNQNNLLIIACSLSLGLGVTVVPDLFAQLPAALKIFVSDGIITGSIAAILLNLIFHSSETQNRPIVTFKKTDYSESK